The following coding sequences lie in one Ostrea edulis chromosome 8, xbOstEdul1.1, whole genome shotgun sequence genomic window:
- the LOC125660759 gene encoding uncharacterized protein LOC125660759, whose product MATRPKRRKRSTTSAEPTDSGDQPSPGIPQIDVEGMVQSYMSAITPTLEETFRQYMHNYHARGQVAGQQPTSTSTVVRQSTQQNEPSAAAGSEIIQPQPSLLQELTYSGGRVQTAVSRHGQQTHPSSSETNSPLSNTMNFLLRSSLSQSTISSYHSAFQTYKQFIVQTFGDQVKPLPPSLQHMSAFIAHCFLTNLAASTTRTLVSSLSFTFKLGVCEDITQHFIVKKMLQGYQKCKPSNDARLPITPMILQKLVNALDHTTSSPFTRALLRAMFILAFCAFLRVGEITKTGGTNQHYLEFGNIRLGQDTLAQNHVEINIQHFKHSKSNHTTLRVKENTSNTSLCSYRAMVHYLNLRKHTSSLEPLFSFIDGTPISRQYFTHQLQTTLAFCNLSLQSYHTHSFRIGAASTAASQGFTEIQIQNMGRWNSNAFRKYIRIPTLKL is encoded by the coding sequence ATGGCAACCAGGCCAAAACGACGGAAACGCAGCACCACGTCTGCAGAGCCAACAGATTCAGGAGACCAACCCTCGCCAGGCATTCCCCAGATTGACGTAGAGGGGATGGTTCAATCCTACATGTCAGCCATTACTCCAACACTGGAAGAAACATTCAGGCAGTACATGCACAATTATCATGCCAGAGGGCAAGTTGCCGGCCAACAACCTACAAGTACCTCTACAGTAGTTCGTCAGTCGACCCAACAGAATGAACCTAGTGCAGCAGCGGGGAGCGAAATCATTCAGCCTCAGCCTTCATTGTTACAGGAGTTGACATACTCAGGTGGAAGAGTTCAAACAGCAGTTTCCAGGCATGGACAGCAAACCCACCCAAGTTCCAGCGAAACTAATTCACCTCTGAGCAACACTATGAACTTTCTGCTACGGAGCTCATTGTCACAATCCACCATCTCTTCCTACCACTCAGCTTTCCAAACTTATAAACAGTTCATAGTACAAACATTTGGGGATCAGGTGAAACCATTACCACCTTCGCTACAACATATGTCAGCGTTCATAGCCCACTGCTTCCTGACAAACTTGGCAGCATCTACAACTCGTACGTTAGTATCATCACTCAGCTTCACATTCAAATTGGGAGTTTGCGAGGACATAACACAGCACTTTATTGTGAAGAAAATGCTTCAGGGCTATCAAAAATGCAAACCTTCTAATGATGCCAGACTCCCAATTACCCCCATGATTTTACAGAAACTGGTCAATGCTCTAGACCATACAACCTCCTCTCCTTTTACTCGAGCCCTTCTACGTGCAATGTTTATTTTGGCTTTTTGCGCTTTCCTTAGGGTGGGGGAGATTACAAAAACGGGCGGTACCAATCAGCACTATCTCGAATTTGGAAATATACGTTTAGGTCAGGACACTCTCGCCCAAAATCATGTAGAAATCAATATCCAACATTTTAAGCATTCAAAATCCAACCACACTACCCTACGTGTGAAAGAAAACACTTCAAACACTTCTCTTTGCTCTTATAGGGCAATGGTTCACTACCTTAATTTGAGAAAGCATACCTCTTCCCTAGAaccattgttttcatttatagaCGGTACCCCAATATCTCGCCAGTACTTTACACATCAATTGCAAACAACTCTAGCCTTTTGCAACTTAAGTTTGCAAAGCTATCATACCCATAGCTTTAGAATAGGTGCTGCATCAACAGCAGCTTCTCAAGGTTTTACCGAAatacaaattcaaaacatgggACGCTGGAACTCAAAtgcttttagaaaatatatcaGAATTCCAACTTTGAAACTATAA